The Pseudomonas putida nucleotide sequence CGCGCTGGGCTCCAGGCGTAATTCATGGGCGAAGCCTTCGCGACCGAGCTGCTGCCACACTTGCGCAGCGTCTATCGCAGTGAGCAGGTGCGGCCATTGCCCCCCGATCGGGTCGGGGTGCAGCTGGAAGGTGCTGCCCGGTGCCACATACACCGACGTGTTCAGCGCCAGTACCTGGTCGGGGGTGTCGAAATGCACCGGCACGCGGCGGTCTGGCCAAGGTAACCAGCCACGGTTGACCAGCAGCCACAGGCCACTGGCCTGGTCATGGAAGGGTTGCAGCAGCTCGACGCCAACTTGGCCGTCACGCATGCGGTTGTCCAGCAACACGCTGTGCTCGGCGTCGAAGCGGCCATAGAGATGCACACGGCGGAAGGCAGAGTCCTGGGTCTGCAGCAACTGGGCGGTGGCCAGCGGGGCATCGACCTCACGCTGGGCATAGGTCTCAAGCAATACGCGCTTCTCTTCGGCCCGGCCGAGTTGCCAGCAGCCAAGCGCGATCAGCCCCGGCAGCAGCGCAAGCACCACCAGGGTCGGTATCCAGCCTGGGCGAAAGCGTCTCATCGCAGCCTCGCCGGGCCAATCGCTATACTTATCCACATCACCGCATCCCCCCGGAGTATCGCCATGCTCAAGGCCGCGATTGTCCTGATGCTGTTGGCCACGGTCGCCAGCCTGTTCAGTGGCCTGGTGTTTCTGGTCAAGGACGATGAAAACTCGACCCGCCTGCTGAAAGCCCTGACCGTGCGCGTCACCCTGGCGGCCCTGACCGTCGGCCTGGTCGCCTGGGGCTTCATCAGTGGTCAGCTGGTGTCTCACGCACCGTTCTGATCACAGCACATACACAAAGATGAACAGCCCCACCCACACCACATCGACGAAGTGCCAATACCAGCTCGCCGCCTCGAAACCGAAGTGTTTATCGGGGTTGAAGTGCCCGCGCAGGATGCGCACGAACATCACGATCAGGATGATCGTGCCCAAAGTCACGTGGGCCCCGTGGAACCCCGTGAGCATGAAGAACGTCGCGCCATAGATGCCCGAGCCCAGCGTCAGCCCCAGCTTGGTGTAGGCCTCGTGGTACTCGTAGGCCTGCAGCGTGATGAAGCTGATACCCAGCAGGATGGTGAGCGCCATCCAGAATTTCAGCGGGCCACGATGGTCACGGCGCAGGGCGTGGTGCGCGATGGTGATGGTCACGCTGGAGCTGACCAGCAGGATGGTGTTGATCAGCGGCAGGTGCCACGGGTCGATCACTTCCTTGGGCGGCGGGAACAGTTTCGGGTCGGGCGTGTGCAACAGCGGCCAGGTGAATTCGAACGTCGGCCACAGCATGTGCGCAACACCTTTGGCCCCTTCACCGCCCAGCCACGGCCCAGCCAGCACGCGCACGTAGAACAGCGCACCGAAGAAGGCCAGGAAGAACATCACTTCCGAGAAGATGAACCAGCTCATGCCCCAGCGGAACGAGCGGTCCAGCTGCGGGCTGTACAGCCCGGCGCGGCTCTCGCGGACCACCGCGCCGAACCAGCCGAACAGCATGTAGGCCAGGAACAGCGCGCCGACGAAGAAGATCAGCGGCCCGTGCGACGACGGGTGACCGGCCTTCATGTCGTTGAACCAGGTACCCAGGCCGAACACCGTGATGAACATGCCGATGGTGGCGATGATCGGCCACTTGCTCTGCGCCGGAACGTAGTAGTGCTCATGACTTGCCATTGCTGTTCTCCTTCCCTCAGCGGGCGCCCTGGACGTCCTGAACCGCGGCATGGGCGACCGGCGAATGACGTGCAGTGATGTCGAACAAGGTGTAGGCCAGTGTCAGGTGCTTCACGCTTTCCGGCAGGTCGCGGTCGACGATGAAACGCACCGGCATCTCGATGCGTTCGCCGGGCTGCAGCACCTGCTGGGTAAAGCAGAAGCACTCGGTCTTGTGGAAGTACGCCGCGGCCTCGGCCGGGGTGATGCTGGGTATCGCCTGCGCACTCATCGGCCGGTCGGTCGGGTTGTGCGCGATGAAGATCATCTGGTTCACCGCCCCCGGGTTCACCTCGAGTTGGTCTGCGGTGGAGTAGAAGTCCCAGACCATGTCGCTGGCATTGGTCGACATGAACTGCACCCGCACCGAACGGCTCGGGTCACTGATCTGGCTACCCTCGTACTGCCCGCCGGTCTTGCCATTGATGCCGAAGGCCTTGCACATCACGTCATACATCGGCACCAGGGCAAACCCGAAGCCGAACATCACCACTGTCAGCAGCAGCAGGCGGGTGACCAGGCGCTTGAGCGACGAGCCTTTCATGGCGACGCTCCTATTTCACTTCCGGTGGAGTCTGGAAGGTGTGATACGGCGCCGGCGAGGGGATCGACCATTCCAGGCCCTCGGCGCCATCCCAAGGCTTGGCCGGAGCCGGCGCGCCGCCCCGGATGCACTTGATGACGATGAACAGGAAGAAGATCTGCGTGGCGCCGAACATGAAGGCGCCGATCGACGACACCATGTTGAAATCGGCAAACTGCAAGTTGTAGTCGGGTATCCGCCGCGGCATGCCGGCCAGCCCGACGAAATGCATGGGGAAGAAGGCCATGTTCATGCCGATGAACGACAGCCAGAAGTGCAGCTTGCCCAGGGTTTCGTCATACATGTGGCCAGTCCATTTCGGCAGCCAGTAGTAGGCCGAGGCAAAGATGCCGAAGATCGCCCCGGGCACCAGCACATAGTGGAAGTGCGCCACCACGAAGTAGGTATCGTGGTACTGGAAGTCCGCCGGGGCGATGGCCAGCATCAACCCAGAGAAACCACCGATGGTGAACAGGATGACGAAGGCGATGGCGAACAGCATCGGCGTCTCGAAGCTGAGCGAGCCCTCCCACATGGTGCTGACCCAGTTGAACACCTTCACCCCGGTGGGTACGGCGATGAGCATGGTGGCGTACATGAAGAACAGCTCGCCGACCACCGGGATGCCGACCACGAACATGTGGTGGGCCCAGACGATGAACGACAGGAAGGCAATCGCACCGGTGGCGTAGACCATCGAGGTGTAGCCGAACAGCGGCTTGCGCGAGAACGCCGGGATGATCGAGCTGACCGCGCCGAAGGCCGGCAGGATCATGATGTACACCTCTGGGTGGCCGAAGAACCAGAACACATGCTGGAACAGCACCGGGTCACCGCCACCGGCGGCGCTGAAGAAGCTGGTGCCGAAGTGGATATCCATCAGCATCATGGTCACCACGCCGGCCAGCACCGGCATCACCGCGATCAGCAGGAACGCGGTGATCAGCCAGGTCCAGACAAACAGCGGCATCTTCATCAGGGTCATGCCCGGGGCGCGCAGGTTGAGGATGGTGGCGATCACGTTGATCGCGCCCATGATCGAGCTGATACCCATCAGGTGGATGGCGAAAATGAAGAAGGTCACGCTGGCCGGGGCGTAGGTGGTCGACAGCGGGGCGTAGAAAGTCCAGCCGAAGTTCGGCCCGCCGCCGGGGCTGAACAGGGTCGAGACTAGCAACAGGAAGGCCGCCGGCAGCAGCCAGAAGCTGAAGTTGTTCATCCGCGGCAGGGCCATGTCGGGCGCGCCGATCATCAGCGGGATCATCCAGTTGGCCAGGCCGACGAAGGCCGGCATCACCGCGCCGAATACCATGATCAGGCCGTGCATGGTGGTCATCTGATTGAAGAACGCCGGCTCGACGATCTGCAGCCCGGGCTGGAACAGCTCGGCGCGGATCACCATGGCAAACGAACCGCCAAGCAGGAACATCATGAAGGCGAACCACAGGTACATCGTGCCGATGTCCTTGTGGTTGGTGGTCAGCACCCAGCGCATCAAGCCCTTGGCCGGGCCGTGGGCGTGGTCATGGCCGTGGGCGTGGTCGTCGATCACTGCACTCATGTCCTGTCTCCTGCAATCCGCTGATTGCCGCACAAAACCCGGTTCACTTGGCTTCTGCCTGCTTGAGCGCCAGCACGTCCTTCGGCGTGACCATGTCGCCCTTGTTGTTGCCCCAGGCATTGCGCTCGTAGGTGACCACGGCGGCGATGTCGACTTCCGAGAGCTGCTTGCCGAATGCAGCCATCGCCGTGCCCGGGCGGCCGTGGAACACCACGCTCAGGTGCTCTTCCTTCGGCCCGGTAGCCACTTTCGAACCCTTGAGCGCCGGGAACATCGGTGGCAAGCCCTGGCCCTCGGCCTGGTGACAGGCCACGCAGGTGGTGTGGTAGACCTTGTCGCCACGCTCGACCAGTTCTTCGAGCGTCCAGTCCTTGCTGGTCAGTTCCTTGAGCTTGGCCGCCTCAGCCTTGCGTTCGCCGAGCCAGGTGTCGTAATCGGCCTTGGACTTGACCTCGACCACCACCGGCATGAAGCCGTGGTCCTTGCCGCACAGCTCGGTGCACTGGCCGCGGTAGATGCCGGGCTTCTCGATACGGGTCCAGGCTTCGTTGACGAAGCCGGGGATGGCGTCGCGCTTGACCGCGAAGGCCGGCACCCACCAGGAGTGAATGACGTCGGCGGCGGTCACCAGGAAGCGCACCTTGGCACCGACCGGCAGCACCAGCGGCTGGTCGACTTCAAGCAGGTAGTGCTCGTCTTTGGGCGCTTTGTTGTGGATCTGATCGGCGGGAGTGGCCAGGTTGCTGAAGAACTCCACGTCCTGGCCCAGATATTTGTAGTGCCATTTCCACTGATAGCCGGTGACCTGGATGTCGATGTCCGATTCGCTGGCGTCGTAGATGTCGATCAGGGTCCTGGTGGCCGGAATGGCCATGGCCACCAGAATCAGGAAGGGCACGATGGTCCATAGGATTTCCACCCAGGTGTGCTCGTGGAAATGCGCTGGCTGCTGGCCGGTGGAACGGCGGTGGATGACCATGGACCAGAACATCGCACCGAAAACCACAATGCCGATGATCACGCAGATCCAGAAGATCGTCATGTGCAGGTCGAACACGGCGTTGGAGACTTCCGTCGCCCCCGGGTGCATGTTCACGGTCCAGGCAGCGTTGGCCTGACCAAAAACCGACCACAACAGGAGGCCCATCCAGACATGTGGATGTCGCATCATTGCGGGTTCCCCTTCTCGTTCTTGTAGTCCCGGAGGCGTGGCCTGCGGCAAGAGGGAACGGCGGTCAAGACTGCCTGGCTTCGACGACCGAGCCCCTGCAAAAGCAGTCGGGCCTCATCAACGAATCACGTTCAACGGGAGTATAGACAGCGACCAACGGCACGCAACGACGCGGGCGAAATGAACTTGTAGAAATGCGAAAGGCCGTGCAAAAGCCCGAGTTTGAGGGGTTATGGCAAAATAATGGCAACGCCATATGCCGAACTGCGCACACGTTTGCGGGGTTTATAACAAATGCGTCTTAGGTATTCTGTATACCGAGCTAATTTAGTGTCTTCCGTTTGAAACGTCTTGTCCCTGGAGTTGTCATGAACATCGCTGCTGTACGCGAGCAGATTAGCCAAGCCCGCGATCACGAAAGCCGCACCGGCCAACTGAAAGAGCGTCTCGAGCTGCAACTGCCTCACCTGCACCCCTCGATCCAACTGCCTGAGCAGGACGCCCAGGGTACTTTGGCGCGCTTCGTCAGCGCTTACATCGATCAAGTTCCGGAGCTGCTGGAAGCCGCCCACGACGTAGCCAGCAAAGCGGGGATCGAATCGCAGATCAAGCCGGTGCTGAAAATTGCCGAGGCTTATTTCCTGCAGCCGCCGAGCGAGCTGCAGGGGCATGTGGGCCTCGATTGCCTGCTGGATGAGGCCTACCTGGCGCACCGCCTGGTGGAGGAGGTCAACGACCTGTACATCCGTCACTTCCAGCAGCCGCTGATCCCGGTCGACACCACGGTGGCCAACCTGATAGCCCACCAACTGATCGGCGAAACCTTCGCCAACCAGCTGGATAAGGTGGTTCACCACTCGGTGGACGAAATGCTGAACGACGAAAGCTTCGCCGCCGAATCGGTGGAAGCCTACCGCAAAACCCTCAGCAGCCCACAGACAGGCGAGGCGTGGAAGCGCTGGCCGTGCCTGTCGCGCCAGTTGAACGTAGAGTTTGGCCGGGCCAGCGCCTGACGCTAGGAACCGGCGAGGGAAAGCGCTCCCGCTGCTGCCACTCACCTTCGATCATTACTGTCATCCGGCCGCCTGAAGGCGGCCTACTTCATTTCAAGGTGATGACAATGACGATCAGAAGAAACCGGATCTACACGGACCTGCTGCGAGGAACCTATCCCACAATATGGGGTAACTGGGGCCTCAATCCCTCCATCAAGCCGGGCGCAGTGGGCATCGTCGATCCCGACTCCGGCGACTTCAAGCTTGTCGCCGATTGCCTGCCGGGCGTTGAAACAAGCAAGAATCAGCAAAGTCGCAAGTGGGAATTCAAATCCGAGGGTGTCTCGCGCAAGGAGATCAGTGCGAACATCGAGGGAGTGATCTTTGATCCGAACACGGGAGCCGAGGTCAAACCTGATGCCGCCCTGGAATGGACCTTCGGCAAGGAAAATTCCATTGCCTCGGAGTTCGCAATCGCTGGTGAGCACGCCATCAGCAACCTGACCGTCCTGGACGACCAGTACGATTGGCTGCTCGCCCAGGCGAAGAAGTTGAACATGGCGACGGCAGCCGGCATCTCCGAAGGTTTTGGCGTGGTGACCTCGGTCATCTACGCCAGCAGTGGGCTGAATGCAGTAGCGAAGAAGAATAAGGCCAGCTTCACCGTTTCAGGCAGCGCAAGCGGTCTCAATCGCCTGCTCGGTGAAGATGGCATCAACGGCAAAGGCAAGGCGAGCTACGTATTCACCAGCAACTCCAGTGAAGTGGAGATGCATACCCTGCCGGCCAAAAGCGGTGACGTGGCAACTGACCCCCTGCCTATCGCGTATACCTTTGCCTCGTTTGCAGGCAGCCGGGTGCTGATTCCGAGCTGGGTCGGCAAGATCGGGGTCTTGAACCTGCTGGTTGATAGCAAGGCAACGTCCTTCACCACCTACACCACCAAAGTCACGCTGACCTACCAGACCCCCGCCGGCCCGGTCGAAGATTCCAGGACCGTGCTGCCTGGAAGTTCAGCCAGCTTCGGTGAAATTCCCCTGATTGCCACCGAGATGGTGTTGACTGCAGAGTTCATCAATATCGGCTCCAATACCCGCAAGTCGATGCGGTGGAACACGCCCGCCAGCGAGTGGCTGGGCGGCACCCGCACCGTGAACCTGACAGGTACATGGCCGGGTGCACCGGAGATGATCGAGCTCAAGCGCTGACCTCAGGCGCCAGCAACGCTACGCAAACGGCCTTCCACCCTGCGCTTGAGCCCTCGCTGTTCGATACACAGGGTGGAGCTGCTGGTCTTGCTCCAATCCTCCAGCAGTTCCAGGCATGAATGGTCGATGTAGGTCAAGTTGGCCAGCGGCACATGCAAGGTGGTGCCGGCAGGTACGGTTTCGAGCAGCTGAGTCAACGCTGGCACCTTGAGGAACGTTGCCGCCCCGCTCAGGCGCAGTTCCATATGGCCAGGGGGCTGCAGCTGGACAAGGCTGAGCTTGAGGCGCGCCGCCTTGAATGCCAACTTCAGCAATGTCAGCCCGAAACCTAGCAGTACCCCGGTCAAAAGGTCAGTGAAGATAATCGCCATGGCTGTCGCCACATAGGTGAACATCGGCATCCGACCGTAGCGGCCCAAACCTCGCAGCGCCTTGAAATCGACCAGTTTGATACCGGTGTAGACCAGCACGCCTGCCAGGCTCGCCACCGGAATCTGCTGCAGTACAGTGCTCAGCACCACCACGAACGCCAGTAACCACAAACCATGCAGGATCGCCGAGGCCCGAGTTTGCGCCCCGGCCTGGACGTTGGCCGAACTACGAACGATCACACCGGTCATCGGCAAGGCTCCCAGGAGCCCGCAGAGCATATTGCCTACCCCTTGGGCCGTAAGCTCACGATCAAAATCCGAGCGCTGGCCACTGTGCATGCGATCGACCGCAGCGGCTGACAACAAGGTTTCGGCACTGGCGATGAACGCTAGCGCAAAGGCGGCAACCAGCAGTGTCGGGTCAGCCAGTTTCATGAGGTCATCGGGGCGTATCCAGTCGATGGCTTCGGTCAAGTCCGCTGGCACCTGCACACGATTCACCGGCAGCGCCAGCCACATGGCGATGGCGGTCATCGCCGCCACGCCCAGCAAGGCACCCGGAACAAACCTCAGCCGCTGCGGCCGCAACCGCTCCCAGGCCCACATGATGGCAATGGTACCTAGACCTAGTGCACCGGCCATCCAGCCGGAACCTGCATTCTCCAGCGGCAGGGCAGCACTCACGGTAGCGGGAAACTCCAGCAGGTTCTGCATACCCGACGGCTGCGGCGCCGTGTCGAACATCACATGCACCTGCGACAACACGATCAGCACCCCGATGCCGGCGAGCATGCCGTACACCACCGCTGGCGCCGTGACACGGAACCAGCACCCCAGGCGCAAGCGCCCGGCCAACAATTGCAGAATCCCCGCCAGCAGCAGGATAGGCCCGAGCATTGCCACGCCATGCTGGCGTACCAGCTCGAACACCAGCACCGCCAGGCCAGCCGCCGGGCCGCTGACCTGCAACGGCGAACCCGCCAGAAAGCCCACCACGATGCCGCCAATGATGCCGGTGATCAGCCCCTTGGCCGGCGGCATGCCCGAGGCGATCGCAATGCCCATGCACAACGGCAGGGCGACCAGGAAGACCACCACCGACGCCAGCAACTCGCGCGGCAGGGCCGCTTTCAACTGTGTCATGTTCACCATCGTTCTCCTTTCTCTGTCGCACGGCCATTCCCCTGGCCGTGGGCACGTGTGATCCCTGACGAGCGCGCAGGCGCGGGCCGCCAGCTGGATCGCCGGCAGGTAGTCAGGGCATTTTCAAGGCAGCCGAAGGCCGCGCCACACCCACGATGGGTGCAGCCGGCTATTCAAGGTTCAGCTGTGAATGGGTCGCTTAGTAGCGGCCTCTCGGAGTGGCGCTAGGCACCGGCTGGCCAGCGGCCAGGGGCAGGAAGCTGTCGCTGGCAGCGTCGTAGGCTTCGATCTTGCTGGTCTCGATGTCGTAGACCCAGCCGTGGATGTACAGCTGGCCAGCAGCCAGGCGCGAGGCCACCGATGGGTGGGTGCGCAGGTGGTGCAGCTGGGCGATGACGTTTTCCTTGGTCAGCACCTGCATGCTTTCGTGTTCGCTGCCGCACGAGCAGTTGTTCTCGACCACGGTGCGGGCCACTTCGGCGTGGCGCAGCCAGGCACCGACGGTGGGCATCTTGTCCAGCGAGTGCGGGTTCAATACAGCGCGCATGGCACCGCAGTCGGAGTGGCCACAGATGATGATGTGGTGCACCTTCAGCGCCAGCACGGCGTATTCGATAGCGCTGGAAACACCGCCGTTCATCTGGCCATACGGCGGCACCACGTTACCGACGTTACGGGTCACGAACAGGTCGCCTGGCGAGCTCTGGGTGATCAGCTCGGGGACGATGCGCGAGTCGGCACAGGTAATGAACATCGCACGCGGGGTTTGCGCGGTGGCGAGTTTCTTGAACAGCTCCTGCTGCTCGGGGAAGACGTCATGGTGAAAGCGCAGGAAGCCGTCGACGATGTGCTTCAGGGCGGCATCGGCGCTCTCCGCGGGGGTTTGCGGAACGACCTTGGATGGGTCCTTGACGGGCATGTTTCATCCTCTTGACGGTGTGTAGGTAAATCCATTTTACCGGTGAAAGATTCTGGCTATGCGCAGATTTAGATGACGCGCACGGGCGATAAATCACAGTCTTCGCTGACTGGATTGCTACGCTAACGGGGAAAACTTAACTGAAACTTAATTCGAGGGCTCTAGAACAGGCGTTCCAGATCGAAAAGGCGGGAGCTGAATAATAGCAAAAAAGCATCAGCTGCCAAGACCCATTACTTAGATTATTTGCTTGAATGAGTGGCACTGGGGATGTCTGCAGGCGTCAGTTGCAGTCAGAACAACGCCATCTGACCACCTGGCGGGCAAAAGGCCGAGCAATCCAATGCCTGCGCTTCCCGCCCCTCGAAGTTCAGCCGCTTCATCGCTCTGGCAAAGCGCTGCGCCAGCAGCTCGGCAAATACCCCCTCACCACACATCCGCGCACCGAAGCGGCTGTCGTAAAGTTCGCCGCCACGGCTCTGTCGAATCAGGCTGAGCACATGGGCCGCTCGCTGCGGATAATGCTCCTGCAGCCACTGCTCGAACAACGGCGCCACTTCCAGTGGCAGACGCAGCATCATGTAGGCGGCGCTCTGAGCCCCCGCTTCCTTGGCAGCCTCCAGCAGGTGTTCAAGTTCACTGTCGTTGATCATCGGTATCATCGGCGAACACAGCACGCCCACCGGTACCCCGGCTTCGCGCAAGACACGAATGGCCCGCAACCTGGCTTTGGGTGAGGCCGCGCGAGGCTCGAGTACCCGCTTGAGGTCCTCGTCCAGGGTAGTGAGGCTGATCATCACCCGCACCAGACGCTGGCTAGCCATCTCGGCCAGCAGGTCGAGGTCGCGCAATACCAACGCACCCTTGGTGACGATGGTCACCGGATGGCGAAAACGCAACAGCACTTCCAGCAATCGGCGCGTCAGCTGCTGCTCGCGCTCGATCGGCTGGTAAGGATCGGTGTTGGAACCTAGGTTGATCGGCGCGCAGACATAGCCCGGCTTGCTCAACTGCTGCGCAAGCACTTCGGCAGCATTGGTCTTGGCAATCAGCCTGGTTTCGAAATCCAACCCCGGAGAAAGATCCCAGTAGGCATGGGAGGGGCGGGCATAGCAATAGATGCAACCATGCTCGCAACCACGGTATGGATTGATCGAACGGTCAAAGGGCAGATCGGGTGAAGTATTGCGGCTGATGACGGACTTGGCCCGCTCGATACGCACCTCGGTGCCCTGGGTGAGCGGCACTTCCTGATACCAACCATCGTCCTCGACCACTGTGCGGGTCGAAGCAAAACGGTTGTGGGGTTGCAGGACAGTGCCACGCCCTTTCTGCGACGAAGGAATCATCATGAACGTCATCTGAACTGTATTTATATACAGTACAATTTAATTGCGACGCACACCAGTGCCGCCGGTCAATGCCATCAGGCCAGACCTGACCACTTCAAGAATCGTGTCGTATCCGTCGGCCGGCCCAGGAACAATTCGATACTCTGCAAGAACGGTCGAGATACGGACGGTGCTAGAACCTCATCCAGCAGTGCTTGACCGGTAGGCTGATCCAGTAAGCCTGCCGCTTCGAACCGACTGAACAGGTCCCAGGCATGGACATCCGCCCAGAGGTAACCGAAAAAGCCGGCATCGTAACCCGTCACCAGATGAGTGAAACCGTGCAGCGGTTTCTCGAAACCGTTCAACGGCCATAGCCCGGTGCGCTGATGGCTGTCAGTCACGAGACGGGAAAGGTCCACTCCGTTGGTGGCCGACCCGTGCAAGCCCAGATCGAGAAGCGCCCGGCCAAGGAGCGTCGCGTTGGACCTGGCATTGTCTGCTTGCAGTTTGTCCAGCACGGGCTTCAGTTCAGCGCTGCTCAACTTTCGACCATCCTGGTAGTGAGCAGAGATACTTGCCAGGTAATCGGCATCCCAGACCCAGCACTCGAAGAGCTTCGATGGAACTTCCACGCCATCGCTACCCAGCCGACGCGTGTCGGAGAGCACGTGATTGTTCGTGCTGACCAGCAGGCTGTGCAGGGCGTGACCGAACTCATGGTAGAGCTTTTTGAGCGCCAGGTGGTCCAGCAATGGCGGGCGGCCATCAATTCCCTGAGGCACGTCGCTGTACACGGAAACAACGACTCGATGGTACCTCCCCTCGGCATCTACTCGTCGATGCCAATGAGTAACGGTCTTGACCGTGTCAGGTGCTTTGCCATCGTGCTGCAGTGCATCCAGATAAAGATGACCGATCGTTGCATGATCCTGGATCACCTCAAAAAGGAGCACGCTGGGATGCCAGGCGTTTGAGTCATTCAACTGCTGCAACTCAACGCCAAAGAGTTGCCTGGCCATCTCGCGCAGCGCCGCCACCACACCTTCGAACGTGAAGAATTCCTGCATCGTTGCCTCCGAGAGCAGGCTCTTGGAGTCGCGGGCATTGGCGTGCAGATAATCGATATCCCAAGGTTCGAGGGCATCAATGCCATGTGCTGCCGCTAACGGCTCGATCGTGCTTCTAAAGGCTGACATGGCCGGTTTCACCCGATCTTCCAGACTTTGCAGAAACGCCTCCAGCCGGGCAACAGTGCCGATGCTCTTGGTCTGCACACTCAGTTGCACATGATCCTCGAACCCCAGCAAACGCGCCTTTTCATTTCTCAGTTCAGCGAGCGCCCGAATCACTTCACCATTGTCGAGCGCAGGGTCGTCGCTGACGCCCTGTAAATGGTAGGCACGATAAACCTGCTCACGCAGCGATCGATCTGTTGCAAATTTAAGGACGTGGGTGAAATTTGCTTCGTCGCAGGCGATCAGCCAACCGGAAAGCTTTGCGGCCTGCGCAGCCGAGCGCATCTGCCCCTGTTGTTGGCCGGCAATCCCATCAAGTCGGTTTTCATCCGTTACATGGACGGCAAGGGATGCAACGGAGGAGTCGACGTTGGCCAGGAATCGCGTCGTCAGCTCGCCTATCCGCCTTTCCAGTTGCTGCAGGCGGGCTTTGTCATCCGTGCCCAGGTTTACGCCGCCGTTCTTGTATTCCTGAAGGATCAGCGCCAGCGTCGCTTTCTTGCGCGAATCCAGATGCTGGCCCACTGCGCTGTTGGCAAAACGCTCATAGAGTTGATAGAGCTCGACATTTCGCAGCTTGTCCTTGAAGCACCCATCGACTTGAACATAGGTCTTCTGGAACACCTGCCACCACTCAACACTGTGGTTGGCCATCGGCGCGAAGTCATAGAAAGTGCCTTGCAGATCGGCGTCGAGCGCATCGATGGCAAGGACGAGATCGTCCCAGGTGGGCAATGCGGCCTGATGCTCGACAACCGCTTCGATGCCCAGTCGATAGTTGGCAATGCTCGTTTCAATAGCCTGCAGGGCCTGGTCAGGAGAGACCTGCCGGTAATCCAGCAAATTTTCAGCTTGTAAGAGAGTCATGACAGTACCTGACGGGATGCGGAAGAAGAGCAGAACTATCCGCACTCCTTCCACCCCCGCGGCAGGCATTATCTAACACCCATCGACCCGGATTATTCGCTCGGCTTTTTCAGCTTCGGGTTGGGGAAGAACTGGACGGTCTGCACCTTGGCCGGCGCCGCTTTCGGCGCCAACTGGTTGACCCGCGTACCGAGCTCCTTGGGCACCGACAGGCCCTGCTCATTGAGGGTGTCGGTGAAGCCGCAAGCCACGCACTCACGGTGCGGCACGTCGTCTTCACTCCACATCATCAGCTTGTCGGGCTCACTGCATGCCGGGCATACGGCCCCGGCGATGAAGCGCTTCTTGGTTTTGTTCACAGCAACCTCGCTCATGCCGCAGCGTCCTCGGTGAGGCCACTGTGGCGCAGCAATGCGTCGATGGAAGGCTCACGCCCACGGAAGTCCACGAACAGCTCCATGGGTTCGCGCGAACCGCCGCGGGCCAGGATCGCTTCACGGAACGCGCGGCCAGTTTCGGCATTCAGCACGCCTTCTTCCTCGAAGCGCGAGAAGGCGTCGGCCGACAGCACTTCAGCCCACTTGTAGCTGTAGTATCCCGCCGCGTAACCGCC carries:
- a CDS encoding SulP family inorganic anion transporter, producing MNMTQLKAALPRELLASVVVFLVALPLCMGIAIASGMPPAKGLITGIIGGIVVGFLAGSPLQVSGPAAGLAVLVFELVRQHGVAMLGPILLLAGILQLLAGRLRLGCWFRVTAPAVVYGMLAGIGVLIVLSQVHVMFDTAPQPSGMQNLLEFPATVSAALPLENAGSGWMAGALGLGTIAIMWAWERLRPQRLRFVPGALLGVAAMTAIAMWLALPVNRVQVPADLTEAIDWIRPDDLMKLADPTLLVAAFALAFIASAETLLSAAAVDRMHSGQRSDFDRELTAQGVGNMLCGLLGALPMTGVIVRSSANVQAGAQTRASAILHGLWLLAFVVVLSTVLQQIPVASLAGVLVYTGIKLVDFKALRGLGRYGRMPMFTYVATAMAIIFTDLLTGVLLGFGLTLLKLAFKAARLKLSLVQLQPPGHMELRLSGAATFLKVPALTQLLETVPAGTTLHVPLANLTYIDHSCLELLEDWSKTSSSTLCIEQRGLKRRVEGRLRSVAGA
- a CDS encoding carbonic anhydrase, with product MPVKDPSKVVPQTPAESADAALKHIVDGFLRFHHDVFPEQQELFKKLATAQTPRAMFITCADSRIVPELITQSSPGDLFVTRNVGNVVPPYGQMNGGVSSAIEYAVLALKVHHIIICGHSDCGAMRAVLNPHSLDKMPTVGAWLRHAEVARTVVENNCSCGSEHESMQVLTKENVIAQLHHLRTHPSVASRLAAGQLYIHGWVYDIETSKIEAYDAASDSFLPLAAGQPVPSATPRGRY
- a CDS encoding PA0069 family radical SAM protein; translation: MMIPSSQKGRGTVLQPHNRFASTRTVVEDDGWYQEVPLTQGTEVRIERAKSVISRNTSPDLPFDRSINPYRGCEHGCIYCYARPSHAYWDLSPGLDFETRLIAKTNAAEVLAQQLSKPGYVCAPINLGSNTDPYQPIEREQQLTRRLLEVLLRFRHPVTIVTKGALVLRDLDLLAEMASQRLVRVMISLTTLDEDLKRVLEPRAASPKARLRAIRVLREAGVPVGVLCSPMIPMINDSELEHLLEAAKEAGAQSAAYMMLRLPLEVAPLFEQWLQEHYPQRAAHVLSLIRQSRGGELYDSRFGARMCGEGVFAELLAQRFARAMKRLNFEGREAQALDCSAFCPPGGQMALF
- a CDS encoding M3 family metallopeptidase — encoded protein: MTLLQAENLLDYRQVSPDQALQAIETSIANYRLGIEAVVEHQAALPTWDDLVLAIDALDADLQGTFYDFAPMANHSVEWWQVFQKTYVQVDGCFKDKLRNVELYQLYERFANSAVGQHLDSRKKATLALILQEYKNGGVNLGTDDKARLQQLERRIGELTTRFLANVDSSVASLAVHVTDENRLDGIAGQQQGQMRSAAQAAKLSGWLIACDEANFTHVLKFATDRSLREQVYRAYHLQGVSDDPALDNGEVIRALAELRNEKARLLGFEDHVQLSVQTKSIGTVARLEAFLQSLEDRVKPAMSAFRSTIEPLAAAHGIDALEPWDIDYLHANARDSKSLLSEATMQEFFTFEGVVAALREMARQLFGVELQQLNDSNAWHPSVLLFEVIQDHATIGHLYLDALQHDGKAPDTVKTVTHWHRRVDAEGRYHRVVVSVYSDVPQGIDGRPPLLDHLALKKLYHEFGHALHSLLVSTNNHVLSDTRRLGSDGVEVPSKLFECWVWDADYLASISAHYQDGRKLSSAELKPVLDKLQADNARSNATLLGRALLDLGLHGSATNGVDLSRLVTDSHQRTGLWPLNGFEKPLHGFTHLVTGYDAGFFGYLWADVHAWDLFSRFEAAGLLDQPTGQALLDEVLAPSVSRPFLQSIELFLGRPTDTTRFLKWSGLA
- a CDS encoding YheV family putative zinc ribbon protein, with the protein product MSEVAVNKTKKRFIAGAVCPACSEPDKLMMWSEDDVPHRECVACGFTDTLNEQGLSVPKELGTRVNQLAPKAAPAKVQTVQFFPNPKLKKPSE